One window of Candidatus Omnitrophota bacterium genomic DNA carries:
- a CDS encoding carboxypeptidase regulatory-like domain-containing protein, translating into MKLRLIIPIVILIGLAVFLYYVTSNENHTSPGQTTVTVEEGTVELKNLSKPEEKETLHAGDKAAVSDGKIVASTDSSLSMRADEAINSPSDSTPIGDNAESETAEESIGDATTANYWITGYVRSTEGKAIPDTEVRSNLKIEGNNSKQTASAKSNQEGYYTLELNRPGQYWLYATPPDHYLNGQANITVSATESTPSHDFALVPAGLVVSGTVIDRDTSKPVADANVRMNPAENNQKGQIQVEDKTGPDGRFTLRRLAEGVFRIGEVRAKGYVTFSSYSDYNQVDPLSRIVINEKTQSKELLIKLEPGAAAAIQVYDRDKKPISDADVKVHSNRQNTYGSPSAKTDAKGKAVIDSIPKAQSIALVKKKGYGETLSASFQPGPIDQPTLVEVTLSESGSVSGKVTEKDGTAIANRSMYIMYQEIRNRLGGYDGGVSVEETKTNENGDYSFSDLGAGAYQITVQGPDDGDKRWQEVARKEITLTAGEKKTGVDIILEESDANEEVKGKVVNQSNEPVKEANVTANVMITSGMGNIGNHIGIYGSARTDEQGEFHITGLKKADKMIVSVQCKGYKRYQNTYDMNGEYLSITMEHSGSIKGIVIAQDSRQPVEGAQVTLVGQSNSYTGRTLSALTDENGAFLLEDVEPGVQQLRAKADKYALSDGPSVTVKSGETVENALIELETGKLFVGLLLNPEEKPVAKASIGLLVEDNNMMRFFRAENSPLPDSVVSQEDGMFRMENLPSNGGTLRITHENYAAATFKIDPSMYGDTAVPIHLQMGGTIEGRVLDEKGNPLPKVDIRISQMLGSSSYPQTQTDEKGEYRFQRVSPGTYLVSKTKYSEKAQSNESKPASVQEGKTIRVDFGGGEGAAIHGTVYKEGAPAPGARILLQQSSMIGNSISLSCDANDDGIYRFLGVSEGEYTLYFTTQKMSAPNPMNAEGVASVKVEKGQSEYVVDLYALSLKIDGIVKDAATGEPLSEVQIGMRIDLKNPDIYTTGKYLMPVKSDQEGKFALQPRAHGEYSLTATKEGYVNKEFSANVNPANAGDSAASVFVEVALSKAEGSVKLFLTYGGAPYTAPMVQVMLMQGASVQQVTTKPDPEQKGVYILPGMSNEPFDLFISGNTGDNKPLVGVAENVNPPKGAGGMVMIDMLEFAIYQIVLQSTNGQVPEGEYKAEIPDFPFFSKLQIPQKIMSGMIMLALPKGHHLARLKVPGYRAVEFYPDEKANAGPAPMIKNMTLSLEKE; encoded by the coding sequence ATGAAACTCCGTCTTATTATACCTATTGTCATTTTGATTGGATTGGCTGTTTTCTTGTATTACGTTACGAGTAACGAAAACCACACTTCCCCCGGCCAGACCACCGTCACCGTAGAAGAAGGAACAGTCGAACTTAAAAACTTATCGAAACCGGAAGAAAAAGAGACTCTTCATGCAGGAGATAAGGCGGCCGTTTCTGATGGAAAAATCGTGGCGAGCACGGACTCCAGCCTCTCGATGCGGGCGGATGAAGCCATAAACTCACCCTCCGATTCTACCCCAATCGGCGACAATGCAGAGAGTGAAACGGCGGAAGAATCCATCGGCGACGCTACTACAGCGAATTATTGGATTACGGGATATGTCCGCTCCACGGAAGGGAAAGCGATTCCCGATACGGAAGTTAGATCCAACCTGAAAATAGAAGGGAATAATTCGAAGCAAACCGCCAGTGCGAAAAGCAACCAAGAAGGATACTATACGCTGGAATTGAATCGGCCGGGCCAATATTGGCTATACGCCACGCCGCCGGATCATTATCTGAACGGTCAGGCGAATATTACGGTATCCGCAACGGAGAGTACTCCTTCACATGATTTCGCCTTGGTTCCCGCCGGATTGGTGGTTTCAGGGACAGTAATCGATAGGGATACATCCAAGCCGGTTGCCGATGCGAATGTGCGCATGAATCCGGCGGAAAATAACCAAAAAGGCCAGATTCAAGTAGAAGACAAAACCGGTCCCGATGGACGTTTCACTTTACGCCGCCTAGCGGAAGGCGTTTTCCGCATCGGCGAAGTCAGGGCCAAAGGCTATGTAACGTTCAGTTCGTATTCCGATTACAATCAAGTCGATCCTCTCTCTCGCATCGTCATTAATGAAAAAACCCAAAGCAAAGAATTACTGATAAAGCTCGAACCAGGCGCCGCCGCAGCGATTCAAGTCTACGATCGGGACAAGAAGCCGATATCCGACGCCGATGTTAAGGTTCACTCGAACCGGCAAAATACTTACGGCAGTCCTTCCGCCAAGACCGACGCGAAAGGAAAAGCCGTCATCGATTCGATCCCCAAAGCCCAATCTATTGCGCTTGTGAAAAAGAAAGGTTATGGCGAAACGCTTAGCGCCTCATTCCAACCCGGCCCAATCGACCAACCCACGCTGGTGGAAGTAACGCTTTCCGAATCCGGTTCCGTATCGGGAAAAGTGACGGAAAAAGATGGAACAGCCATTGCAAACCGCTCTATGTACATCATGTATCAAGAGATACGCAATCGCCTAGGAGGATATGACGGAGGCGTCTCGGTCGAGGAAACCAAAACAAACGAGAATGGCGATTATTCTTTCTCAGACCTTGGAGCGGGAGCGTATCAAATTACTGTTCAAGGCCCCGATGATGGCGACAAGCGTTGGCAAGAAGTCGCCAGAAAAGAGATAACGCTAACCGCCGGAGAGAAAAAAACCGGTGTGGATATCATCCTCGAAGAAAGCGACGCTAATGAAGAAGTGAAAGGAAAAGTCGTCAATCAATCCAATGAACCTGTAAAAGAGGCCAATGTAACCGCTAATGTCATGATTACATCCGGTATGGGAAATATTGGAAATCATATAGGCATTTATGGCAGCGCGCGAACGGACGAGCAGGGGGAATTTCATATTACAGGTTTGAAAAAAGCGGACAAAATGATCGTTTCCGTTCAATGCAAAGGATATAAACGCTATCAAAATACATACGATATGAATGGCGAATACCTCAGCATCACAATGGAACATTCCGGTTCGATCAAAGGAATCGTCATCGCTCAAGATTCGCGCCAGCCCGTGGAAGGAGCGCAAGTTACTCTTGTAGGACAAAGCAATTCCTACACGGGGAGAACGCTCTCAGCGTTAACCGACGAAAACGGCGCATTCCTTTTGGAAGACGTCGAACCTGGCGTTCAACAACTTCGCGCGAAAGCGGATAAATACGCTTTATCCGATGGTCCATCCGTAACCGTCAAATCCGGCGAGACAGTGGAAAACGCGCTGATTGAGTTAGAAACCGGTAAACTCTTTGTCGGACTGCTTCTCAATCCGGAAGAGAAGCCGGTCGCCAAAGCTTCGATAGGTCTGTTAGTCGAAGACAACAACATGATGCGTTTTTTCCGCGCCGAAAATTCGCCCTTGCCCGATTCGGTCGTTTCCCAGGAAGATGGAATGTTCCGCATGGAAAACCTTCCCTCGAACGGCGGAACCTTGAGGATCACTCATGAGAATTACGCGGCCGCTACTTTCAAGATCGATCCATCCATGTACGGCGATACGGCGGTTCCGATCCATTTGCAAATGGGCGGAACCATCGAAGGGCGCGTGTTGGACGAAAAGGGAAATCCTTTGCCTAAGGTAGATATCCGCATCAGCCAGATGTTAGGCAGTTCGTCTTATCCCCAAACCCAAACCGATGAAAAAGGCGAATACCGCTTTCAGCGCGTCTCTCCAGGAACATACCTCGTTAGCAAGACGAAATACAGCGAAAAAGCCCAAAGCAACGAAAGCAAACCGGCATCTGTCCAAGAAGGCAAAACCATTCGCGTGGATTTTGGCGGCGGCGAAGGCGCCGCGATTCATGGAACGGTTTATAAAGAAGGCGCCCCCGCGCCGGGCGCCAGAATTTTATTGCAGCAGAGTTCGATGATAGGGAATAGTATTAGTTTGTCCTGCGACGCGAACGATGACGGCATCTATCGTTTTCTTGGCGTTTCAGAAGGCGAATATACCCTTTATTTCACAACCCAAAAAATGAGCGCGCCGAATCCGATGAATGCGGAAGGCGTAGCCAGCGTCAAAGTCGAGAAGGGGCAATCGGAGTATGTCGTCGATTTGTACGCTTTATCTTTGAAAATCGATGGGATCGTAAAGGATGCGGCGACAGGCGAGCCGCTATCCGAAGTTCAAATCGGTATGCGCATCGACTTAAAAAATCCCGATATTTATACCACCGGCAAATACCTCATGCCGGTTAAATCGGATCAGGAAGGAAAATTCGCCCTTCAGCCCCGCGCTCACGGCGAGTATTCTCTCACCGCGACAAAAGAAGGTTACGTCAATAAAGAATTTTCAGCCAATGTTAATCCCGCCAATGCTGGAGATTCCGCCGCCTCCGTTTTCGTCGAAGTAGCGCTCTCAAAAGCGGAAGGCTCCGTCAAGCTATTCCTTACCTACGGCGGAGCGCCCTATACGGCTCCAATGGTTCAAGTCATGTTGATGCAAGGCGCTTCAGTTCAACAAGTTACAACCAAACCAGATCCGGAGCAAAAAGGCGTTTATATTCTTCCGGGGATGAGCAACGAACCGTTCGATTTATTCATAAGCGGAAATACGGGCGACAATAAACCGTTAGTAGGCGTCGCCGAAAACGTCAATCCCCCCAAAGGCGCGGGTGGAATGGTTATGATCGATATGCTTGAATTCGCCATCTATCAGATCGTTCTTCAAAGCACTAACGGACAAGTTCCTGAAGGCGAATACAAAGCGGAAATCCCGGATTTCCCCTTCTTTTCCAAACTCCAAATTCCCCAGAAAATCATGAGTGGAATGATTATGCTCGCACTTCCTAAAGGCCATCACTTGGCGCGCCTGAAGGTTCCAGGATATCGCGCCGTGGAATTTTACCCGGACGAGAAAGCGAATGCAGGTCCTGCGCCAATGATAAAAAACATGACTCTTTCTTTGGAAAAAGAATAA
- a CDS encoding FecR family protein: protein MSGFNDLEKLESFLRRTRLQSTVNKAHKERLRQKLLAAPIKPLFPYLRFAVAGATSFLLLFIVYSNINLNPIVGTSSWIVSAKKNPLVDHVEWNAPGVTQKSIHCRTNYKTGAHSAELLLDEGSLLRFSPFSSFEILSSSTSREKEDIVIALDYGTLKADVAKALGNTLYVRTPDVEIKVIGTKFTVSVTR from the coding sequence ATGTCTGGGTTTAACGATTTGGAAAAATTGGAATCGTTCCTGCGGCGGACGCGCCTCCAATCCACCGTCAACAAAGCGCACAAAGAGCGCCTGCGCCAAAAATTGCTGGCTGCGCCGATCAAGCCGCTTTTTCCCTACCTGCGTTTCGCCGTGGCGGGAGCAACGAGTTTTCTGTTGCTTTTTATCGTTTATTCCAACATCAATTTGAATCCCATCGTAGGAACGTCGAGTTGGATCGTTTCCGCAAAAAAGAATCCCCTCGTCGACCATGTGGAATGGAATGCTCCCGGAGTAACGCAAAAGTCCATCCACTGCCGCACTAATTACAAAACAGGCGCCCATTCCGCCGAATTGTTGTTGGATGAAGGCAGCCTGCTGCGTTTTTCTCCCTTCTCTTCTTTTGAAATCCTCTCCTCGTCAACCAGCCGCGAAAAGGAAGACATCGTAATCGCGTTGGATTATGGAACGCTGAAGGCCGATGTAGCGAAAGCGTTGGGGAATACACTTTATGTTCGTACGCCGGATGTGGAAATCAAAGTGATCGGCACCAAATTCACAGTTTCTGTAACTCGTTAA
- a CDS encoding RNA polymerase sigma factor codes for MVSACRNYMCLNTLSKEEESRIITDARSDPESFAPLYERYYDRIYLYLYRLCSNSALAEDLTSETFIKALRGLRTYRLGNIPFSSWLYRIAHNSFVSHYRREKVRRLFGVMTKKNSQEASTAANPLRNIEMERVGEKILQFVNRLKPLDQFILTMRYFEDMSIGDVALASGLQETNVRTRLHRSLKRLQALIEVEDPDLAAMIEGEA; via the coding sequence ATGGTTTCGGCCTGTAGGAATTACATGTGTCTTAACACTCTTTCCAAAGAAGAGGAATCGCGGATCATTACCGATGCGCGATCCGATCCGGAATCCTTTGCGCCGCTCTACGAACGGTATTACGATCGCATCTACCTGTATTTATATCGTTTATGCTCCAATTCCGCTTTGGCGGAAGACTTGACTTCCGAAACGTTCATCAAAGCGTTGCGCGGTTTGCGGACCTACCGGCTCGGCAATATCCCCTTTTCGTCCTGGCTCTACCGCATCGCCCATAATTCTTTCGTATCCCATTACCGGCGGGAAAAAGTGCGCCGGTTGTTTGGAGTTATGACGAAAAAAAATTCGCAGGAAGCTTCCACCGCCGCCAATCCCTTGCGCAATATCGAAATGGAAAGAGTAGGCGAAAAAATTCTACAATTCGTCAACCGCCTTAAGCCGCTGGATCAATTCATTTTGACCATGCGATATTTTGAAGACATGAGCATCGGCGATGTGGCTCTGGCATCGGGATTGCAAGAAACCAACGTGAGAACGCGGCTGCACCGGTCGCTGAAACGGCTGCAGGCTTTGATCGAAGTCGAAGATCCCGATTTAGCCGCCATGATTGAAGGAGAAGCGTGA
- a CDS encoding ABC transporter permease subunit, with amino-acid sequence MNSTLRMIWRERPRLINNPVILRELVERLRKKSSFVYLFLFLGMGVFVFSLIWYEFLLNMGLNTAQWERQARELFMVLNCVEGICILLMIPLFSATCVNLEYERDSWELLSTTPLSLASILLGKFLSSVFFVWILMLSLVPIYGLCATVGGISPNEILFIYGMATELVAVCGLGGLLCSIAWKRTIHSISAAYIFTLCYTVGLILLLVIIYPHNPGILLYCSPIILAVLFFSGPLGSTQGLFAKANPYAVHGIFVICVILILLCACYWMLARKIERFNAGKSRKFFRTLKFRAILSYDSFPFLTQLLMTSRDLIAWKELREMWRCKHIRLILSLGALAGLNVSILLIGLHLSDGRMRINEWHYAAAIIATLLAPCFILPYAANGIRGERDRETWHLLSTTTLKPQAILWGKFQAGLWIFALRFSAFYGFSSIIFLLHPYENINPHIGFGFWLGSVAINFAAACLYMSIGLFFSAWTRKTITAYALSFGSVLFIFFGFIFLNEFVHEVFALRNDHRFFEPIYSVLSPICMVIFHSESVPIRNSFPLLVFLQSSWMLIASMGLFILTWLRIDPHYE; translated from the coding sequence ATGAATTCAACTTTGCGGATGATTTGGCGCGAACGCCCGCGATTAATCAACAATCCCGTGATTCTGCGCGAACTGGTGGAACGGCTGCGGAAAAAAAGTTCCTTCGTTTATCTGTTTTTATTCTTAGGAATGGGCGTATTCGTATTCTCTTTAATTTGGTACGAGTTTCTGCTCAACATGGGATTGAATACGGCTCAGTGGGAGCGCCAGGCGCGGGAATTGTTTATGGTTCTGAATTGCGTGGAAGGGATTTGCATTTTGCTGATGATTCCCCTCTTTTCCGCGACTTGCGTCAATCTGGAATACGAACGCGATTCGTGGGAATTGCTTTCGACGACGCCGCTAAGCCTAGCCAGCATACTCTTAGGAAAATTTTTATCGTCGGTCTTCTTCGTTTGGATTTTGATGTTGTCGCTCGTCCCGATTTACGGTCTCTGCGCCACGGTGGGAGGCATTTCGCCGAATGAAATTCTTTTCATCTACGGGATGGCTACGGAACTTGTCGCCGTTTGCGGTCTGGGGGGTTTGTTATGTTCCATCGCCTGGAAACGGACGATCCATTCCATCTCCGCGGCCTATATTTTCACCCTTTGTTATACGGTCGGCTTGATACTTCTCCTCGTAATCATTTACCCGCATAATCCAGGAATTCTTTTATATTGTTCGCCCATAATCCTCGCCGTTTTATTTTTCAGCGGTCCATTAGGATCAACTCAGGGTCTATTCGCCAAAGCGAATCCTTACGCTGTACATGGAATATTCGTGATCTGCGTCATTCTTATTCTGCTCTGCGCCTGCTATTGGATGCTTGCGCGGAAGATCGAACGTTTCAACGCCGGAAAAAGCAGGAAATTTTTCAGGACATTGAAATTTCGCGCCATCCTTTCTTACGACTCCTTTCCATTTCTTACTCAACTTCTTATGACGTCCCGCGACTTAATCGCATGGAAAGAATTGCGAGAGATGTGGAGATGCAAGCATATCCGATTGATCCTCTCGCTTGGCGCCCTGGCGGGATTGAACGTATCGATACTCCTGATCGGCTTGCATCTTTCCGATGGACGCATGAGAATCAACGAATGGCATTACGCCGCCGCCATTATCGCGACGCTGCTGGCGCCTTGTTTTATTCTTCCCTACGCCGCTAACGGCATCCGAGGAGAACGCGACCGGGAAACCTGGCATCTGCTTTCAACGACGACGTTAAAGCCACAAGCGATTTTATGGGGAAAATTCCAGGCGGGATTATGGATATTCGCCTTGCGTTTTAGCGCTTTCTACGGTTTTTCATCCATAATTTTTTTACTCCATCCTTATGAAAATATTAATCCTCATATTGGTTTTGGATTCTGGTTAGGTTCGGTGGCCATCAATTTCGCCGCCGCTTGTTTGTATATGTCGATCGGCCTCTTTTTTTCCGCATGGACGCGTAAAACGATCACGGCTTATGCGCTTTCCTTTGGATCGGTGCTCTTTATTTTTTTTGGCTTTATATTCCTAAACGAATTTGTTCATGAAGTTTTTGCATTGCGCAACGATCATCGATTTTTCGAACCGATCTATTCAGTTCTATCGCCGATTTGTATGGTTATCTTCCATAGCGAAAGCGTCCCTATTCGCAATTCTTTTCCATTATTGGTTTTTTTGCAGTCCTCCTGGATGCTGATCGCCTCGATGGGACTGTTCATTTTAACCTGGCTGCGCATTGATCCCCACTATGAATGA
- a CDS encoding PadR family transcriptional regulator: MKFDREVMKGHLKTIILAVLQDGPCHAYGLNERIEEKSLGVFSFGEGTIYPTLPKMEKEGLISSEWKEREKGPKVRLYSLTPRGEKTLKDDKRDWSFFSRAMSMTLEEKTNKAANEK, translated from the coding sequence ATGAAGTTCGACCGCGAAGTGATGAAAGGCCATTTGAAAACGATTATTCTGGCCGTCCTGCAAGACGGCCCTTGCCATGCTTATGGTTTGAACGAGCGCATAGAAGAAAAAAGCCTGGGAGTGTTTTCCTTCGGCGAAGGAACGATATACCCTACCCTGCCCAAAATGGAAAAAGAAGGGTTGATCTCATCGGAGTGGAAGGAACGGGAAAAAGGTCCGAAAGTCCGGCTCTATTCCCTGACTCCAAGAGGAGAGAAAACGTTAAAAGACGACAAGCGCGATTGGAGTTTCTTTTCGCGAGCTATGAGTATGACTTTAGAAGAGAAAACGAATAAAGCGGCGAACGAAAAATAA
- a CDS encoding deoxyribonuclease IV, with the protein MRFGVHVSIAGGVHQGLLRAVNLGCETAQLFLVNPRSWSSKPLADDEIERYLSARNGAAREVSPIAAHMPYLPNLAASNDEIFQKSIISLRDNLERCDALRIDYLVLHFGKGDKSQGLHRMREGILRAYGEDRRRVCLLLENTAGQGTEIGSKLPEISEFYSMIPQGISKGVCLDSCHAIASGYDISRTKGLKSLMDEFKKYLGLAELKLLHLNDSTKPLGSQVDRHAKIGEGHIGLDGFRRIFSTSPFRNLPGILETPRKCDEDDISSLMLVKSLAAQNRKS; encoded by the coding sequence ATGCGTTTTGGGGTGCATGTTTCTATTGCAGGAGGCGTCCATCAAGGCTTGTTGCGGGCGGTTAATTTGGGATGCGAAACAGCCCAGTTATTTCTCGTCAATCCCCGATCTTGGTCGTCAAAGCCATTGGCAGACGATGAGATCGAACGCTATCTCTCGGCGAGAAATGGGGCGGCGCGAGAAGTCTCGCCTATCGCTGCGCACATGCCCTATCTGCCCAATTTGGCGGCTTCCAACGACGAAATTTTTCAAAAAAGCATCATCTCGCTTCGCGATAATTTGGAACGCTGCGACGCCTTGCGAATCGATTATCTGGTTTTGCATTTTGGAAAAGGCGATAAGAGCCAAGGACTTCATCGGATGCGGGAAGGCATTCTAAGAGCTTATGGCGAAGACCGTCGCCGAGTATGCCTTCTTTTGGAAAATACGGCGGGGCAGGGAACGGAAATAGGTTCAAAACTACCTGAAATATCAGAGTTTTACTCCATGATCCCTCAAGGAATTTCTAAAGGCGTTTGTCTCGATTCCTGCCATGCTATCGCTTCAGGATATGATATAAGCCGTACCAAAGGATTGAAATCGCTTATGGATGAATTCAAGAAATACCTTGGTTTAGCAGAACTTAAACTACTTCACTTGAATGATTCCACAAAGCCGTTGGGTAGCCAGGTCGACCGTCACGCCAAGATCGGAGAAGGGCATATTGGTTTGGATGGTTTTCGACGAATTTTTTCTACGTCTCCTTTTCGTAATTTGCCTGGAATTCTTGAAACGCCGCGTAAATGCGATGAAGACGACATTTCCAGCCTCATGCTTGTCAAATCGCTTGCAGCACAGAATCGTAAGTCATAA
- the dtd gene encoding D-aminoacyl-tRNA deacylase yields MRAVIQRVSRAEVRIDNASAGKIGKGLLIFLAVAHEDTEADLNWLLEKICQMRLFPNEAGKFDRSLLDIGGEVLLVSQFTLYGECRKGRRPDFTKAAPPEKANDLYEKGILWLRNRGIKTESGRFAAMMDVELVNDGPVTIILDSPTANSIS; encoded by the coding sequence ATGCGGGCGGTGATTCAAAGAGTAAGCCGGGCGGAAGTAAGAATCGATAACGCATCGGCAGGAAAAATTGGAAAGGGATTGCTTATCTTTCTCGCTGTCGCGCATGAAGATACGGAAGCCGACTTAAACTGGCTTTTGGAAAAGATCTGCCAGATGCGCCTCTTCCCCAACGAAGCGGGTAAATTCGATCGGTCTCTTCTTGATATAGGAGGCGAGGTTTTACTTGTATCTCAGTTCACCCTCTACGGCGAATGCCGTAAAGGCCGCCGCCCTGATTTTACGAAAGCGGCGCCGCCCGAAAAAGCCAATGACCTATACGAGAAAGGAATCCTATGGCTGCGTAATCGAGGCATTAAAACCGAATCAGGCCGATTCGCCGCCATGATGGATGTGGAACTAGTGAACGACGGTCCTGTAACCATCATCCTCGATTCTCCAACGGCCAATTCCATTTCCTAA